One genomic segment of Candidatus Lernaella stagnicola includes these proteins:
- the rpsJ gene encoding 30S ribosomal protein S10, with amino-acid sequence MEGQRIRIRLKAYDHKLLDKSAREIALAAKNTGAAVSGPIPLPTRIEKFCVLRSPHVDKKSREQFEIRTHKRLIEIYNTNQQTMDAMNKVELSAGVAVDIKLI; translated from the coding sequence AAGCGTACGACCACAAACTGTTGGATAAATCGGCGCGGGAAATCGCACTTGCGGCCAAAAATACTGGGGCCGCCGTCAGCGGGCCGATTCCTTTGCCGACCCGCATCGAGAAATTCTGCGTGCTGCGCTCGCCGCATGTCGACAAGAAGAGTCGCGAGCAATTCGAGATTCGCACGCATAAGCGGCTGATTGAGATTTACAACACCAATCAGCAAACGATGGACGCAATGAACAAAGTCGAACTGTCCGCCGGCGTGGCCGTCGACATCAAATTGATCTGA